One Armatimonadota bacterium DNA window includes the following coding sequences:
- a CDS encoding PQQ-binding-like beta-propeller repeat protein, with translation AVLALILALAPAAVAQLADGQPAFRSDARRTGRSVYVGTHEPSVSWTVATGGFVLSSPAVVGGETIYSGSFDNSFYAMSRSGSVLWSYETCGPISSSPAVARDGSVYVGSQDCNLYAFESSGSQRWVLPVGQAVGLGPAAVYSSPIISPSGALYFSDEQGRLYSVNPASGAVNWHRALGSGTLSSPAVGDDGRIYIGSSDGILRAFDADGSPVWAFQGQGQMSATPSIGDDGTIYIGTLSGALYAVNPNGSLRWTYYAPPSISSSVGIAQDGTLYFGSYDGYLHAVRPNGTRKWTHFVGYPVSASPTIDAEGSVYFGTHSGYLRSLDPGGSVRWSIYIGSKIHSSCAIGRTGTIYFGAYDNRVYAIGSVPEPSSLAQLMLLCTAGGLALRRYRRGVFRL, from the coding sequence TGGCCGTGCTGGCGCTGATCTTGGCGTTAGCGCCGGCAGCCGTCGCTCAACTTGCCGATGGACAGCCGGCATTCCGTTCCGACGCGCGCCGCACGGGCCGTTCGGTATACGTGGGCACCCATGAGCCCTCCGTGTCCTGGACAGTTGCGACAGGCGGATTCGTGCTCTCGTCTCCCGCCGTCGTGGGTGGCGAGACGATCTACTCCGGGTCTTTCGACAATAGCTTCTACGCGATGAGTCGGTCCGGTTCCGTTCTATGGTCGTATGAGACCTGCGGCCCGATTTCGTCCTCTCCTGCCGTAGCGCGCGACGGCTCCGTCTACGTCGGCTCGCAGGACTGCAACCTGTACGCGTTCGAGTCGAGCGGTTCGCAGAGGTGGGTGCTCCCCGTGGGCCAGGCGGTCGGACTCGGCCCGGCGGCGGTCTATTCGTCTCCCATCATCAGCCCGTCGGGCGCGCTGTACTTCTCCGACGAACAGGGGAGGCTCTATTCCGTCAACCCGGCTTCGGGGGCTGTCAACTGGCACCGTGCCTTGGGGTCAGGCACTCTCTCATCACCCGCCGTCGGCGACGACGGGAGAATCTACATAGGGAGCAGCGATGGTATCCTGCGGGCGTTCGATGCGGACGGCTCGCCGGTCTGGGCCTTTCAGGGACAGGGTCAGATGAGCGCGACCCCCTCCATCGGCGATGACGGCACGATCTACATCGGGACGCTGTCGGGGGCTCTATACGCTGTCAACCCGAACGGATCCCTCAGGTGGACCTACTACGCGCCGCCGAGCATCAGCTCATCTGTCGGCATCGCGCAGGACGGCACTCTGTACTTCGGCTCCTACGACGGCTATCTGCACGCCGTCAGGCCGAACGGCACTCGAAAGTGGACGCACTTCGTGGGGTACCCGGTGTCGGCGTCGCCGACCATCGACGCCGAAGGGTCGGTCTACTTCGGCACTCACAGTGGCTACCTGCGCTCGCTCGACCCCGGCGGCTCCGTAAGGTGGAGCATATACATCGGGTCGAAGATTCATTCTTCCTGTGCGATCGGACGCACGGGAACCATCTACTTCGGCGCATACGACAACCGGGTCTATGCAATAGGCTCAGTGCCGGAGCCGTCATCCCTGGCGCAGTTGATGCTGCTGTGCACGGCCGGCGGTCTAGCTCTCAGACGATATCGTCGCGGGGTTTTTCGGCTCTGA
- a CDS encoding carbohydrate ABC transporter permease translates to MNHPTRLTSPTRPRVSPFTVAAYVILTLWALWALLPLFWMISTSFKEVRAAIKIPPEWLPAHPTLINYEHLFARAPAFRWFANSAIVAAAHTLTMLFFCSMAGYAFAKKEFPGKTAIFWSLLSTMMIPGMVLLVPLFLLVSRMGLINNFGGLILPGMVGAFGVFLMKQFMGTLPNELIDAARIDGASEFGVYSRVILPLSKPALAVLGIFSFMGAWNDFLWPLLITQSKEMRTLAVGLATLQQESMTDYGLLMAGSAFAAVPMIIVFFAFQKHFLKGLTIGALKG, encoded by the coding sequence ATGAACCATCCGACTCGTCTGACAAGTCCGACCCGTCCTCGAGTATCCCCGTTTACGGTAGCCGCCTACGTCATCCTGACCCTGTGGGCGTTGTGGGCGCTCCTGCCATTGTTCTGGATGATCTCGACCTCGTTCAAGGAGGTCCGGGCTGCGATCAAGATCCCGCCGGAGTGGCTTCCCGCTCACCCGACTTTGATCAACTACGAGCACCTCTTCGCTCGCGCGCCGGCGTTCCGATGGTTTGCGAACAGCGCGATCGTCGCGGCCGCTCACACGCTCACGATGCTGTTCTTCTGCTCGATGGCGGGCTACGCGTTCGCCAAGAAGGAATTCCCCGGCAAGACGGCGATCTTCTGGAGCCTGCTCAGCACGATGATGATCCCCGGCATGGTGCTGCTCGTGCCGCTATTCCTGCTCGTCTCGCGCATGGGCCTGATCAACAACTTCGGCGGGCTGATCCTGCCGGGGATGGTCGGGGCGTTCGGCGTTTTCTTGATGAAGCAGTTCATGGGGACGCTGCCAAACGAGTTGATAGATGCCGCGCGGATCGACGGGGCATCGGAGTTCGGGGTCTACTCGCGGGTGATCCTGCCGCTCTCGAAGCCGGCGCTGGCGGTGCTTGGGATCTTCAGCTTCATGGGCGCGTGGAACGACTTCCTCTGGCCGCTGCTGATCACTCAGTCGAAGGAGATGCGCACGCTCGCGGTCGGGCTGGCGACGCTCCAGCAGGAGTCGATGACCGACTACGGCCTCCTGATGGCGGGCTCGGCGTTCGCGGCGGTTCCGATGATCATCGTCTTCTTCGCGTTCCAGAAGCACTTCCTCAAGGGCCTCACCATCGGCGCACTGAAGGGATGA
- a CDS encoding nucleotidyltransferase domain-containing protein — protein sequence MTLDAREAIDIMVERIVGRFKPEKIILFGSQARGAAQPDSDIDLLVVFATCPDRKAATISIMKALADLPVGKDIVVTTSEELETRGRLFSTILYPALREGKVLYAG from the coding sequence ATGACGCTGGATGCCAGAGAAGCCATCGACATAATGGTCGAACGCATAGTGGGGCGCTTCAAGCCGGAGAAGATCATCCTCTTCGGATCGCAGGCGCGCGGCGCCGCGCAGCCTGACAGCGACATCGACCTGCTCGTGGTGTTCGCCACGTGCCCTGACCGCAAGGCCGCGACGATCTCCATCATGAAGGCCCTCGCCGATCTGCCAGTCGGCAAAGACATTGTCGTAACCACCTCGGAGGAGTTGGAGACACGCGGCAGGCTCTTCAGCACGATTCTCTACCCGGCGCTCCGCGAAGGCAAGGTGCTCTATGCCGGATGA
- a CDS encoding HEPN domain-containing protein: protein MPDDLILRETAHWLRYAREDYAAALVLQQTETPRHVCLLAQQSAEKAIKSIFAFLDMPIPRSHDLDLLKNLLPDDWHTKTEFAYLSELSFWAVESRYPGDLPEATVQDAEEARAQAESILRSVEADLRSHGYVDQS, encoded by the coding sequence ATGCCGGATGATCTGATACTCAGGGAAACGGCCCACTGGCTCCGCTATGCCAGGGAAGACTACGCGGCGGCGCTGGTCCTGCAACAGACGGAGACACCACGGCACGTCTGCCTTCTCGCACAGCAGAGCGCGGAGAAGGCAATCAAGAGCATCTTTGCATTCCTCGACATGCCGATCCCCCGAAGTCACGATCTCGATCTGCTCAAGAACCTGCTCCCGGATGACTGGCACACGAAGACGGAGTTTGCCTACCTCTCGGAGTTGAGCTTCTGGGCGGTCGAGTCCCGCTATCCTGGCGATCTTCCGGAAGCCACAGTCCAAGATGCGGAGGAGGCCAGAGCCCAGGCCGAGTCCATTCTCCGCTCGGTGGAAGCCGACCTTCGGAGCCACGGATACGTCGATCAGTCCTAG
- a CDS encoding ABC transporter permease has translation MSVRGGVRSLISPLIALAAGFIVASLAILISGGDPIASFQAMFSSALGSPTAVGETLVKTIPLALTGLAVAIGLRAGLFNIGAEGQLLVGALAAAWVGYAVSLPALIHIPLCLAAGVTGGALWAFLPGILRAKRGVHEVITTIMLNYIAFYLTHYLVTTRMQDVATMAPQTPEMHVTARLGMLAERSGLHWGILIAVLAVIGFRFMMSRSVFGYELRTVGLNPDAARTAGISVPGTMVKAMLMSGALAGIAGAVEVMGVHHKFYDQFSPGYGFDSIAVAFLGNSAAIGTAFSALLFGALKNGAVGMQIVTDTPKEIVTIIQAVVIVFAGLRCLRPGAGRR, from the coding sequence ATGAGCGTTCGGGGAGGCGTGAGGAGTTTGATCTCGCCGTTGATCGCCCTTGCGGCAGGTTTCATCGTGGCTTCCTTGGCGATCCTGATCTCGGGCGGGGACCCGATCGCCTCGTTCCAGGCGATGTTCTCCTCCGCGCTCGGAAGCCCGACGGCGGTGGGCGAGACTCTCGTAAAGACGATCCCCCTGGCGCTGACCGGCTTGGCGGTCGCAATCGGACTCCGAGCGGGGCTGTTCAACATCGGCGCGGAGGGTCAGCTTCTGGTCGGCGCGCTCGCCGCCGCCTGGGTCGGGTACGCTGTCAGTCTGCCCGCCCTCATCCATATCCCGCTGTGTCTCGCCGCGGGTGTCACCGGCGGAGCGCTCTGGGCCTTCCTTCCCGGAATCCTCCGAGCGAAACGCGGGGTACACGAGGTCATCACGACCATCATGTTGAACTATATCGCGTTCTACCTGACGCACTACCTGGTGACCACCCGCATGCAGGATGTCGCTACGATGGCGCCGCAGACGCCGGAGATGCACGTCACGGCGCGGCTCGGCATGCTCGCAGAGCGGTCCGGCCTGCACTGGGGCATACTGATCGCGGTTCTCGCCGTCATCGGGTTCCGATTCATGATGTCGAGGAGCGTGTTCGGATACGAGTTGAGGACGGTGGGGCTCAATCCGGACGCCGCGCGGACGGCGGGCATCAGCGTGCCCGGTACGATGGTCAAGGCAATGCTGATGAGCGGAGCGCTGGCCGGGATCGCGGGCGCAGTCGAAGTGATGGGCGTTCATCACAAGTTCTACGATCAGTTTTCGCCGGGCTATGGTTTCGACAGCATCGCGGTCGCGTTCCTCGGGAACAGCGCGGCAATCGGCACGGCGTTCTCGGCCCTGCTCTTCGGGGCGCTGAAGAACGGCGCGGTCGGCATGCAGATTGTGACCGATACGCCGAAGGAGATCGTGACGATCATCCAGGCGGTGGTGATCGTGTTTGCGGGGTTGAGATGCTTGAGGCCGGGGGCCGGCCGTCGTTGA
- a CDS encoding HD domain-containing protein: MNPAIERIRNETRGTEYEGNLFLVGGIVRDKFMGRPPTEDVDIVLEGDALSFARYLHKKGITEHRPVTYPRFGTAMVRIEGHAVELVSARSESYVPDSRKPQVAPASLLDDVMRRDFTINTLLEHLHTGEVLDLTGRAHADIEAGIIRTPTEPQTTFYDDPLRMLRAVRFAVRFAFEIEEATREAIVRDAGRLSIISKERIRDEFAKIVLSDDPDRGLNMLSENGLLKQFAPELLEMQGVEQKGLHVWDVWNHTLRALDSLPRQAGLVLRLAILFHDTGKPRTRTVGPDGVIHFYGHEDLSARTARKILTRLRFPASDTGRVVKLVHMHMRIGEYRSEWRDSAVKRLMRDAGADMADLMALAYADRLGSSPHPSLEGLNELTERIENILLKVKVEELESPLDGREIMELLDLPPGPKVAEVKDFLCDEVIEGRLAPDDKDRAAHLARDRFAGDEPTASPAH; the protein is encoded by the coding sequence ATGAACCCGGCGATCGAGAGGATCAGAAACGAGACGCGCGGCACGGAGTACGAGGGGAATCTGTTCCTCGTCGGCGGTATCGTGCGCGACAAGTTCATGGGCCGCCCGCCGACCGAGGATGTGGACATCGTATTGGAGGGCGACGCCCTGTCGTTTGCGCGGTACCTGCACAAGAAGGGCATCACGGAGCATCGGCCGGTCACGTACCCCCGCTTCGGTACGGCGATGGTAAGGATCGAGGGGCACGCGGTTGAGCTGGTCAGCGCGCGGAGCGAGAGCTACGTTCCCGACAGCCGAAAGCCCCAGGTCGCGCCCGCAAGTTTACTCGACGACGTGATGCGCCGAGACTTCACGATCAACACTCTGCTGGAACACCTGCACACCGGCGAGGTGCTGGACCTCACCGGGAGAGCGCACGCCGACATCGAGGCGGGGATCATCCGCACGCCGACCGAGCCGCAGACGACCTTCTACGACGATCCGCTCAGGATGCTCCGCGCCGTCCGCTTCGCAGTACGGTTCGCGTTCGAGATCGAGGAGGCAACCCGCGAAGCGATTGTGCGCGACGCCGGGCGGTTGAGCATCATCAGCAAGGAGCGGATTCGCGACGAGTTCGCCAAGATCGTCCTGAGCGACGACCCCGACCGCGGGCTGAACATGCTCTCCGAGAACGGCCTGCTGAAGCAGTTTGCGCCGGAACTCCTGGAGATGCAGGGGGTCGAGCAGAAGGGGCTTCATGTCTGGGACGTGTGGAACCACACGCTTCGCGCGCTTGACTCGCTCCCAAGACAGGCGGGCCTCGTCCTGCGGCTGGCGATACTCTTCCACGACACGGGCAAACCCCGCACCCGGACGGTCGGCCCCGATGGGGTGATCCATTTCTACGGGCACGAAGACCTGAGCGCCAGAACCGCTCGGAAGATCCTGACCAGGCTGCGGTTCCCGGCAAGCGACACCGGCAGAGTGGTGAAGCTGGTCCACATGCACATGCGCATCGGCGAGTACCGAAGCGAGTGGAGAGACTCGGCCGTGAAGCGGCTCATGCGGGACGCGGGCGCGGACATGGCCGACCTGATGGCGCTCGCGTATGCCGACAGACTCGGATCAAGCCCCCACCCCTCGCTGGAGGGCCTGAACGAACTGACGGAGCGTATCGAGAACATCCTCCTGAAGGTCAAGGTGGAGGAGTTGGAGAGCCCCCTCGACGGACGCGAGATCATGGAACTGCTCGACCTCCCCCCGGGCCCGAAGGTCGCCGAGGTGAAGGACTTTCTCTGCGACGAAGTCATCGAGGGCAGACTTGCCCCCGACGACAAGGATCGCGCCGCGCATCTGGCGAGGGACCGGTTCGCGGGCGACGAACCGACTGCCAGTCCCGCACACTGA
- a CDS encoding S8 family serine peptidase encodes MKRIATSIAAMLILCCALLPAFSAPIFFRAETIHPPEKTQFKLEAGASHAGYYVIQFAGPVKDAWKQEVEQLGIKLGDYLPDYGFVAKMNRAQIGRVMALESVRWVQRVKPEHRKDASLKAEGAGSVEVAIKIFRDESPSAVESFVKGAGGSMLASAGASDRYLLAALPANSLDALASLESVEWIEPWVQPRPVNNVAQGIIGVHDVRERIGLYGAGQVIAFADSGLDTGSQSTMSADFANRILAAFALRRQDDWSDPTGHGTHSIGVATGSGALSGSNPGQHSYDTSFAGVAPEAGIVVQSIGDTSGFVYPPLVLSTLFQPTYDLGARVHNDSWGSPVSGKYTFYSQQVDEFINAHRDFIAVFPMGNDGRDGNSDGVTDLGQAYAPATAKNCIAVGATENVRSDGWNTRYGDAWPGDFPVAPLRNDYISDNAQGMASWSSRGPCVDGRIKPDICAPGTNILSARTHAVPGVTGWMLYNPDYIFWGGTSMSTPMVAGTAALVRQHYIENRGVTPSAALIKATLLNGATDLTPGQHASPMEVPPRPNSVQGWGRVNLSATLDPPAPKVLEFVDEGTGLLTGQSRIFEYSVLGSSVPFSVTLVWTDPPSGSLSGKQLVNDLHLRVEKPGGQIVLGNGTVDTTNNVESVDIASPAVGTYRITVIGNNVPQGPQTFALVVSGELPGSYIAGKVTTASGFPVPGVTMTMADGGVVYNTMTSQNGDYTIHLPSHSYIVIPSKDGWTFAPENRLVSVGETGLADVDFVGSAAPGCINGTIARAVGGRTNYSLDSDHPYADNSNMVYTIAAHPSATRIRVHFDETWLQNGYDYIYVEDADGTVFDTLTGEVSDYWSAWVTTGNVAKIRLLSDESTAYYGFHIDGYETDVITQGPAAGVTVTAQPGGATAISQPDGTYTFASVEPVNYTLTPSLPHWSFSPMRKAVSVQPGGSGSVQNFLGFPPGTITGTVSAGTTAEHPEIIESEHPYPDSELIQYQVNGPPGTSRIRIHFAEIDMEAGFDFIDILDGGGNIVESFTGTYSGVWSVWVTGDFLTIRLQSDDGFNAYGFRTDKYEAVSGEHGVAGVTVTTEPQGFSAITDSNGIFTISNVDAGQYFVSAQKTYWSIVPGARLANVAADVVTTGIDFYGTVLSMPGIAYIKTLPDGSDVRVSGKVVTAGTNEMGGYFYIEEAERFAGIRVDTSEAVPPESVVTVAGQLTTSGGERRIEASKVEITSSNGQMPGPLGLRGSYLGGGQLSPYTPGVAQGIGLNNVGLLITTWGRVTYSAGNYFYLEDGSGLQSEPGRTGVKVLCGGVPPPVEDAYVQVTGISSCEEIESSYVRVIRVRNTADIKPLNAVP; translated from the coding sequence ATGAAGCGAATCGCAACGTCCATTGCCGCAATGCTTATACTCTGTTGCGCACTCCTCCCTGCCTTCTCAGCGCCGATATTCTTTCGGGCGGAGACCATTCATCCCCCTGAGAAGACTCAGTTCAAGCTCGAAGCGGGAGCATCTCATGCGGGTTACTACGTCATCCAGTTCGCGGGGCCGGTCAAGGACGCATGGAAACAGGAAGTCGAGCAACTCGGCATCAAGCTGGGCGATTACCTGCCTGACTACGGTTTCGTCGCGAAGATGAACCGGGCTCAGATCGGCCGCGTCATGGCCCTGGAGTCCGTGAGATGGGTCCAGCGGGTCAAGCCCGAGCATCGGAAAGACGCCTCGCTCAAAGCGGAAGGAGCGGGCAGCGTCGAGGTAGCGATCAAGATCTTCCGGGATGAATCGCCGTCGGCCGTGGAAAGCTTCGTGAAGGGAGCCGGAGGCTCGATGCTGGCGTCGGCAGGGGCGTCGGACAGATATCTCCTGGCGGCTCTGCCGGCGAACTCACTGGACGCCCTCGCGAGCCTTGAATCCGTGGAGTGGATCGAGCCGTGGGTTCAGCCGAGGCCGGTCAACAACGTGGCGCAGGGTATCATCGGTGTGCACGACGTCCGCGAGCGGATCGGGCTCTACGGCGCGGGACAGGTCATCGCCTTCGCGGACTCGGGTCTCGACACGGGCAGCCAGTCCACAATGAGCGCAGATTTCGCGAACAGAATCCTGGCCGCGTTCGCCCTCCGCCGCCAGGACGATTGGAGCGACCCCACCGGGCACGGCACACACTCGATCGGCGTGGCGACGGGGTCCGGGGCGCTATCAGGCAGCAACCCCGGGCAGCACTCTTACGACACATCTTTCGCCGGCGTCGCCCCCGAGGCGGGCATCGTGGTCCAGTCGATCGGCGACACCAGTGGATTCGTCTACCCTCCGCTTGTGCTCTCGACGCTATTCCAGCCTACATACGACCTCGGAGCCCGCGTTCACAACGACAGTTGGGGATCGCCCGTAAGCGGCAAGTACACCTTCTATTCGCAGCAGGTTGATGAGTTCATCAACGCGCACCGGGACTTCATTGCGGTATTCCCTATGGGCAATGACGGAAGAGACGGGAACAGCGACGGGGTGACGGACCTCGGGCAGGCCTACGCGCCGGCAACCGCGAAGAACTGCATCGCCGTGGGCGCGACCGAAAACGTCCGATCGGACGGCTGGAACACCAGATACGGCGACGCCTGGCCGGGAGACTTCCCGGTGGCCCCGCTTCGAAACGACTATATCTCCGACAACGCGCAGGGCATGGCCTCGTGGAGCAGCCGCGGACCGTGCGTGGACGGGCGCATCAAGCCGGACATCTGCGCTCCGGGCACCAATATCCTGTCCGCGCGGACGCATGCCGTTCCCGGCGTGACGGGCTGGATGCTCTATAACCCCGATTACATCTTCTGGGGCGGGACCAGCATGTCCACGCCGATGGTGGCCGGCACCGCGGCCCTCGTGAGACAGCATTACATCGAGAACCGCGGGGTGACGCCGAGCGCCGCGCTGATCAAGGCGACCCTGCTGAACGGAGCAACCGACCTTACGCCCGGCCAGCACGCATCACCGATGGAGGTACCTCCGAGGCCGAACAGCGTCCAGGGATGGGGCCGCGTCAATCTCTCTGCAACTCTCGACCCTCCGGCGCCGAAGGTGCTGGAGTTCGTTGACGAGGGCACCGGGCTCTTGACAGGACAGAGCCGAATCTTCGAGTACAGCGTACTCGGCAGTTCGGTACCGTTCTCGGTCACCCTCGTCTGGACGGATCCACCGTCCGGATCGCTGTCCGGCAAGCAGTTGGTCAACGATCTCCACCTGCGCGTCGAGAAACCGGGCGGGCAGATCGTGCTGGGTAACGGCACGGTGGACACGACCAACAACGTCGAGAGCGTTGACATCGCTTCTCCCGCCGTCGGCACCTACCGCATAACGGTCATCGGCAACAACGTTCCGCAAGGCCCGCAGACGTTCGCGCTGGTCGTATCGGGCGAACTGCCGGGGTCCTACATAGCGGGCAAGGTCACGACGGCGTCGGGATTCCCGGTTCCGGGCGTCACCATGACGATGGCAGACGGCGGGGTCGTCTACAACACGATGACCAGCCAGAACGGCGATTACACGATCCACCTGCCGTCTCACAGCTACATAGTCATCCCTTCGAAGGACGGATGGACCTTTGCCCCCGAGAACCGGCTCGTATCCGTCGGGGAGACGGGCCTTGCGGATGTGGACTTCGTCGGCTCGGCGGCGCCGGGATGCATCAACGGGACGATTGCCCGCGCGGTCGGGGGAAGGACGAACTACTCGCTCGACTCGGACCACCCGTATGCCGACAACTCGAACATGGTGTACACCATAGCGGCTCACCCGAGCGCCACGCGCATCCGCGTGCACTTCGATGAGACATGGCTACAGAACGGCTATGACTACATCTACGTCGAGGACGCCGACGGGACGGTCTTTGACACCCTCACCGGCGAGGTTTCCGACTACTGGTCGGCATGGGTGACCACCGGCAACGTGGCGAAGATACGGCTCTTGTCCGACGAGAGCACTGCTTACTATGGGTTCCACATAGACGGCTACGAGACCGACGTGATCACACAGGGTCCGGCGGCAGGGGTCACGGTTACGGCTCAGCCCGGCGGAGCAACGGCGATCTCCCAGCCGGACGGCACTTACACCTTCGCCAGCGTGGAGCCGGTCAACTACACCCTCACGCCCTCCCTGCCGCACTGGTCGTTCTCACCGATGAGAAAAGCAGTCTCGGTGCAGCCCGGGGGGTCGGGGTCGGTCCAGAATTTCCTGGGGTTCCCGCCCGGCACGATAACCGGAACGGTATCCGCCGGCACCACCGCCGAGCATCCTGAGATCATCGAGTCCGAGCACCCCTATCCGGACAGCGAGCTCATCCAGTATCAAGTCAACGGGCCGCCGGGAACGAGCCGTATCCGGATTCACTTCGCAGAGATAGACATGGAGGCCGGTTTCGATTTCATTGACATTCTGGACGGCGGAGGGAACATCGTCGAGTCGTTCACGGGAACATACTCCGGTGTGTGGAGCGTTTGGGTCACGGGGGACTTCCTGACGATCCGCCTGCAGTCCGACGACGGGTTCAACGCCTACGGCTTCCGCACGGACAAGTACGAGGCGGTCTCCGGGGAGCACGGAGTGGCCGGAGTGACGGTGACTACCGAACCGCAGGGCTTCTCGGCGATCACGGACTCGAACGGCATCTTCACCATATCGAACGTGGACGCCGGGCAGTACTTCGTTTCGGCGCAGAAGACGTACTGGAGCATCGTTCCCGGCGCGCGACTGGCAAATGTGGCGGCGGACGTCGTCACTACAGGCATTGACTTCTACGGGACCGTGCTCAGCATGCCCGGGATCGCCTACATCAAGACGCTCCCGGACGGCTCGGACGTCCGCGTCTCGGGCAAGGTCGTGACCGCCGGCACCAACGAGATGGGCGGGTACTTCTACATAGAGGAGGCCGAACGTTTCGCGGGCATCAGGGTAGACACATCCGAGGCGGTGCCGCCCGAGAGCGTCGTGACGGTCGCCGGCCAGCTCACCACCTCGGGCGGAGAACGCCGCATCGAGGCGTCGAAGGTGGAGATCACCTCGTCGAACGGGCAGATGCCCGGCCCGCTCGGACTGAGAGGAAGCTATCTGGGAGGCGGGCAGCTCAGCCCCTACACTCCCGGCGTCGCGCAGGGGATCGGCTTGAACAATGTCGGGCTGCTGATAACCACCTGGGGCCGGGTAACCTACTCCGCCGGCAACTACTTCTATCTCGAGGACGGTTCGGGGCTGCAGAGCGAACCAGGCAGGACGGGCGTGAAGGTGCTCTGCGGGGGCGTACCTCCTCCTGTAGAGGACGCTTACGTCCAAGTGACGGGGATAAGCTCCTGCGAGGAGATCGAGTCATCTTACGTCCGGGTAATCCGGGTTCGCAACACCGCAGATATCAAGCCGCTCAACGCAGTTCCTTAG
- a CDS encoding ABC transporter ATP-binding protein: METVPAVEMRRITKRFPGVLANDDVDFSASFGEVHALVGENGAGKSTLMNVLYGMHRPDAGEIRLSRQAVEIGSPHDSIARGVGMVHQHFTLVHAFTALENIMLGAEPVRHGRTDYRSARERASGICRRFELALDLDARVADLSVSARQKTEILKALYREARILILDEPTSVLTPQDSDSLLAMLRGMADNGMCVIVITHKLAEVMAHSDRVTVLRKGRNIASVETSSTTADDLAHLMVGGSASAKTPVGRAVPGDALISVSGLTVPGYKGLPAVDAVSFDVRSGEILGVAGVDGNGQRELAEALIGLRRSSGRIVLDGRDIARMPVRERLAAGIAFVPEDPRRDALVDECSVEENAMLGAHARAPFSRRGLLDLRAARQHVLQVIERFDVRASGPGMPASHLSGGNRQKLVLGRALSVEPKLLIACQPAQGLDVGAAAEVHLALTQARDRGAALFLISYDLDEVLSLSDRVMVMRGGRVAGMIDRSQADRETVGAMMLGAGQ, from the coding sequence ATGGAAACCGTTCCCGCAGTCGAGATGCGCCGGATCACCAAGAGATTCCCCGGGGTGCTTGCGAATGATGACGTGGACTTCTCGGCCTCGTTTGGCGAGGTCCACGCGCTCGTGGGCGAGAACGGCGCCGGCAAGTCCACCCTCATGAACGTCCTCTACGGCATGCACCGCCCGGACGCCGGAGAGATAAGGCTCTCCAGGCAGGCGGTCGAGATCGGCTCGCCTCACGACTCGATCGCGCGGGGCGTGGGTATGGTCCACCAGCATTTCACGCTCGTTCACGCGTTCACCGCCCTGGAGAACATCATGCTCGGCGCGGAGCCGGTCAGGCACGGGCGGACCGACTACCGGTCGGCCAGGGAGCGGGCGTCCGGCATCTGCAGGCGTTTCGAGCTTGCTCTCGATCTCGACGCGCGGGTCGCCGATCTCTCCGTATCCGCCCGGCAGAAGACCGAAATCCTGAAGGCGCTCTACCGCGAAGCCCGGATACTCATACTCGACGAGCCGACGAGCGTCCTGACCCCTCAGGATTCCGACAGCCTTCTGGCGATGCTTCGCGGCATGGCCGACAACGGTATGTGCGTAATCGTGATCACCCACAAGCTCGCCGAGGTGATGGCCCACTCCGACCGCGTGACTGTTCTGCGCAAGGGCAGAAACATCGCCTCCGTGGAAACGAGTTCCACGACCGCGGACGATCTCGCCCACCTGATGGTCGGGGGAAGTGCATCGGCGAAGACACCGGTCGGCAGGGCCGTTCCGGGCGATGCGCTGATCAGCGTGTCGGGTCTCACCGTCCCAGGCTACAAGGGCCTTCCTGCCGTGGATGCCGTCAGCTTCGATGTGAGATCAGGGGAGATCCTCGGCGTCGCGGGCGTGGACGGCAACGGCCAGCGCGAACTCGCGGAGGCGCTGATCGGACTGAGGCGGTCTTCCGGGCGGATCGTCCTCGACGGTCGCGACATCGCGCGCATGCCCGTGCGCGAACGGCTCGCAGCCGGGATCGCGTTCGTCCCGGAGGACCCCCGGCGTGACGCGCTCGTGGACGAGTGTTCGGTCGAGGAGAACGCGATGCTCGGCGCGCATGCGCGGGCGCCTTTCTCCCGGCGGGGGCTGCTGGACCTCAGGGCGGCGCGCCAGCACGTGCTGCAGGTCATCGAGCGGTTCGACGTGCGGGCTTCGGGGCCGGGGATGCCCGCGAGCCACCTCTCCGGCGGAAACCGGCAGAAGCTCGTTCTGGGGCGTGCCCTTAGCGTCGAGCCGAAGCTGCTGATAGCCTGCCAGCCCGCCCAGGGCCTTGACGTCGGGGCCGCCGCCGAAGTTCACCTGGCACTGACGCAGGCCCGTGATCGGGGGGCTGCCCTATTCCTTATATCTTACGATCTCGACGAGGTTCTCTCGCTCTCAGACCGGGTGATGGTGATGCGCGGGGGCCGAGTGGCAGGTATGATCGACCGCTCGCAGGCCGACCGGGAGACCGTAGGCGCGATGATGCTGGGGGCCGGGCAATGA